From the genome of Etheostoma spectabile isolate EspeVRDwgs_2016 chromosome 10, UIUC_Espe_1.0, whole genome shotgun sequence, one region includes:
- the fgf18a gene encoding fibroblast growth factor 18a isoform X2: protein MWPLLSTLTVLCIQMLLVMCNPLQQVLGVDGVNFSVHVENQTQVRDTMSRRHHRVYQLYSRTSGKHVQVLGRKISARGEDGDKFAQLVVEADTFGSQVRIRGKETNFYLCMNRRGKLVGKKASNRSDDCVFVEKVLENHYTALMSARYTGWYVGFTKRGRPRRGPHTLPNQQDVHFMKRFPPGEQPDLTTPFRFTTVSKRGKRVRATGPR from the exons ATGTGGCCCCTTCTTTCCACGCTGACCGTATT ATGTATCCAGATGTTGCTGGTGATGTGCAATCCATTGCAG CAGGTACTTGGTGTGGATGGGGTCAACTTCAGTGTGCATGTGGAGAACCAGACGCAGGTCCGAGACACCATGAGTCGGAGACACCACCGGGTCTACCAGCTCTACAGCCGTACCAGCGGAAAACACGTCCAGGTGCTAGGACGCAAAATCAGCGCTCGAGGAGAAGATGGAGACAAATTTG CCCAGCTCGTAGTGGAGGCCGATACCTTTGGTAGCCAGGTGAGAATCCGGGGCAAAGAAACCAATTTCTACCTGTGCATGAACCGCCGAGGCAAGCTGGTAGGAAAG AAGGCCAGTAATCGAAGTGATGACTGTGTCTTTGTGGAAAAGGTTCTGGAAAACCACTACACAGCTCTGATGTCAGCACGCTACACAGGCTGGTATGTTGGCTTCACTAAAAGAGGGCGTCCTCGCCGTGGGCCCCACACTCTCCCCAACCAGCAGGACGTACACTTCATGAAGCGCTTCCCGCCTGGGGAACAGCCCGACCTCACCACCCCCTTTCGCTTCACCACCGTCAGCAAGCGGGGCAAGCGGGTGCGTGCTACTGGGCCCCGCTAG
- the fgf18a gene encoding fibroblast growth factor 18a isoform X3 has product MWPLLSTLTVLCIQMLLVMCNPLQVLGVDGVNFSVHVENQTQVRDTMSRRHHRVYQLYSRTSGKHVQVLGRKISARGEDGDKFAQLVVEADTFGSQVRIRGKETNFYLCMNRRGKLVGKKASNRSDDCVFVEKVLENHYTALMSARYTGWYVGFTKRGRPRRGPHTLPNQQDVHFMKRFPPGEQPDLTTPFRFTTVSKRGKRVRATGPR; this is encoded by the exons ATGTGGCCCCTTCTTTCCACGCTGACCGTATT ATGTATCCAGATGTTGCTGGTGATGTGCAATCCATTGCAG GTACTTGGTGTGGATGGGGTCAACTTCAGTGTGCATGTGGAGAACCAGACGCAGGTCCGAGACACCATGAGTCGGAGACACCACCGGGTCTACCAGCTCTACAGCCGTACCAGCGGAAAACACGTCCAGGTGCTAGGACGCAAAATCAGCGCTCGAGGAGAAGATGGAGACAAATTTG CCCAGCTCGTAGTGGAGGCCGATACCTTTGGTAGCCAGGTGAGAATCCGGGGCAAAGAAACCAATTTCTACCTGTGCATGAACCGCCGAGGCAAGCTGGTAGGAAAG AAGGCCAGTAATCGAAGTGATGACTGTGTCTTTGTGGAAAAGGTTCTGGAAAACCACTACACAGCTCTGATGTCAGCACGCTACACAGGCTGGTATGTTGGCTTCACTAAAAGAGGGCGTCCTCGCCGTGGGCCCCACACTCTCCCCAACCAGCAGGACGTACACTTCATGAAGCGCTTCCCGCCTGGGGAACAGCCCGACCTCACCACCCCCTTTCGCTTCACCACCGTCAGCAAGCGGGGCAAGCGGGTGCGTGCTACTGGGCCCCGCTAG
- the fgf18a gene encoding fibroblast growth factor 18a isoform X1: MWPLLSTLTVLCIQMLLVMCNPLQQVLGVDGVNFSVHVENQTQVRDTMSRRHHRVYQLYSRTSGKHVQVLGRKISARGEDGDKFAQLVVEADTFGSQVRIRGKETNFYLCMNRRGKLVGKVKLLSFINIIKNLIILQFSDQPLFVSPCMCVCLCACVCLCVFLCVLVVYLLSQKASNRSDDCVFVEKVLENHYTALMSARYTGWYVGFTKRGRPRRGPHTLPNQQDVHFMKRFPPGEQPDLTTPFRFTTVSKRGKRVRATGPR, translated from the exons ATGTGGCCCCTTCTTTCCACGCTGACCGTATT ATGTATCCAGATGTTGCTGGTGATGTGCAATCCATTGCAG CAGGTACTTGGTGTGGATGGGGTCAACTTCAGTGTGCATGTGGAGAACCAGACGCAGGTCCGAGACACCATGAGTCGGAGACACCACCGGGTCTACCAGCTCTACAGCCGTACCAGCGGAAAACACGTCCAGGTGCTAGGACGCAAAATCAGCGCTCGAGGAGAAGATGGAGACAAATTTG CCCAGCTCGTAGTGGAGGCCGATACCTTTGGTAGCCAGGTGAGAATCCGGGGCAAAGAAACCAATTTCTACCTGTGCATGAACCGCCGAGGCAAGCTGGTAGGAAAGGTAAAACTTCTTTCTTTTATCAACATTATCAAAAATCTGATTATCTTACAGTTTTCTGACCAgcctctctttgtttctccctgtatgtgtgtgtgtttgtgtgcgtgtgtgtgcttgtgtgtgttcttgtgtgtacTTGTGGTTTATCTGCTCTCTCAGAAGGCCAGTAATCGAAGTGATGACTGTGTCTTTGTGGAAAAGGTTCTGGAAAACCACTACACAGCTCTGATGTCAGCACGCTACACAGGCTGGTATGTTGGCTTCACTAAAAGAGGGCGTCCTCGCCGTGGGCCCCACACTCTCCCCAACCAGCAGGACGTACACTTCATGAAGCGCTTCCCGCCTGGGGAACAGCCCGACCTCACCACCCCCTTTCGCTTCACCACCGTCAGCAAGCGGGGCAAGCGGGTGCGTGCTACTGGGCCCCGCTAG